The Pristiophorus japonicus isolate sPriJap1 chromosome 31, sPriJap1.hap1, whole genome shotgun sequence genome has a segment encoding these proteins:
- the LOC139240347 gene encoding chemerin-like receptor 1, which yields MADFTVSLLLPLYITDIALDNHWPFGWLLCKLSNGAVVLCLHANVFTLASISVDRCFSVVLPIWSQTTAACGWPTCSAWGCGWQLPSGVRHRSSSDNWCPGVTEYPLEGEGLALNMTDHGEDDDRAMPEQAKSLHDARYRALTLTNFLIGFLLPFLVITASCTIIGLRLRRDRLGAQQQQALQVEGRHHPGLPPVLGAIQHLLYPRPAAPPIRRRLAHGIPFSRGLACINSCINPFLYIFMWQDFRDLLKKSFQRVDNQGETMQTQLQEV from the coding sequence ATGGCAGACTTCACcgtctctctgctgctccctctttaCATCACTGACATCGCCCTGGACAACCACTGGCCCTTCGGTTGGCTGCTCTGCAAGCTCAGCAATGGGGCGGTGGTGCTCTGTCTGCACGCCAACGTCTTTACGCTGGCCTCCATCAGCGTGGACCGCTGCTTTTCGGTGGTCCTGCCCATCTGGTCCCAGACCACTGCGGCCTGTGGCTGGCCAACCTGCTCAGCCTGGGGATGCGGGTGGCAGCTGCCATCGGGAGTGCGCCATCGTTCGTCCTCCGACAATTGGTGTCCCGGGGTGACCGAGTACCCGCTAGAGGGCGAGGGGCTGGCACTGAACATGACGGACCATGGAGAGGATGATGACCGGGCGATGCCGGAGCAGGCAAAGAGCCTGCATGATGCCCGGTACCGAGCACTGACTCTCACCAACTTCCTCATCGGGTTCCTCCTCCCATTCCTGGTGATCACCGCCAGCTGCACCATCATCGGTCTGCGGCTGAGGCGGGACCGCTTGGGCGCCCAGCAGCAGCAAGCCCTTCAGGTTGAAGGCCGCCATCATCCTGGCCTTCCTCCTGTGCTGGGCGCCATACAACATCTGCTCTATCCTCGCCCTGCTGCTCCACCCATACGACGAAGACTGGCTCATGGCATCCCATTCAGCCGCGGCCTGGCCTGCATCAACAGCTGCATCAACCCCTTCCTCTACATCTTTATGTGGCAGGACTTCAGGGACTTGCTCAAGAAGTCGTTTCAACGGGTTGACAATCAGGGGGAAACAATGCAAACTCAGTTGCAGGAGGTTTAG